In the Brevundimonas sp. MF30-B genome, TCACACAGTCGGAATGGACACCGGGTCCTCCATCACGATGGAGAACGCTCAGAGCGATGTCGCCGCCATTCATATCCAAGGCGGCGTCACGACCGGCCTTCGGATCAGCGGTGTGATACAGGTGACGGACGACATCACGGTCTATCCGGACACAGACGGCGATGGCGACCTTGACGGCCCTTGGGCCACCGGCAGTGGTCGATACGGGGTCCGAGTGAGCGGGCCAGGCGCGGTCACCGGCGACATCTTGGTGGAAGGCGGCGGGGCCATCGGCGTGGAGGGCAACTCGTCTTATGGCATTTCCGTCGAAAGCGCTTTGAACGGCCGTCTCCAGATCGTTGGCGGCACCATCCAAGTCGTCGGTGACGACACAGTGGCGGTTCGAACGACGGCTACGGTCGACGGTCCCGTGAACATCGGCGGAAGGCTGAACGCAACGGGTGAAAACGCTGTAGGGGTTCTCATCGGGGGGGATGTCACCGATCGGGTGGCAATCCAGGCCAACATCACCACCACAGGGTATCGCTATCCGACCCGTGCGACACCTGAATTCATTTCGAAACTAGATCCCGACGACCTCCTTCAAGGGGGGCCGGCCGTTGTCGTCGCCGGAAACGTGGGACGTGGCGTTATCATCGATGCTCCGCCGCAACGCGATCCGGAATCCCAGAACACGGATCAGGACGGCGACGGCATCCCGGACGCGTCGGAAACCACAGCGCTCATAACCACGAGCGGATCAGCGCCAGCGGTTCTGATCGGCGCGACTGATCGAGCGATAACCCTGGGCGTCGCGGGTGATGAGGACAACGCGTTCGGTTTCATAAATCGCGGCGAAATCAACGCGTTCGGCGTTTATGATGAAGTCTCCGCCACCGGTGTTCGTTTCGGCGCAGATGGCGGCGGCGCGGTCACGGTTCAGGGCGGCATCCGAAACGAGGGCACGGTCAACACTGTGTCGTTCGAAGCCGATTCGGTGACTTACAGAGTCGGCTCCGGCGTTGCGACGCCGCAGCTTGTGAATACGGGCGTGATGAATGCCGTAGGCACCACTGATGGGGCGGACACAGTTGCGAACATCCTCCTAGAAGCCGGTGCGAGCGTCACAACCTTGGAGAACCGGGGTTTTCTGCAAGCCACCGGAAGCGGTAACGCGGCGAACGTGTTCGGCGTCCTGGACCTGAGCGGAACCCTGACGAGCATAACGAACTATCGCTCGATTCAGGCCTCCCTGCTGACGTCTGACGGCCCCGTGACAGGATCTACTAACGCAATCGACGTGAGCGCTAACATCACTGGCGTAACCATCGTCCAGGACGGCATCATCGCCGAAGATGGCAACACCGACGCCGACGCGGATGGCGACGGCGTTCCTGATGCGCGTGAACCATCCATCGTGGGATCCATCCTGCTGGGCTCTGGAGCAGACGTCGTCGATATCAGAAACGGCACAGTGGCTGGAGATATCTTCTTCGGCGCGGGCGCCGACCAGTTGTTGATCTCCGGCGGAGCGGTAGTCAGAGGAGAGATAGACAGCGGGGACGGCCAACTCGACATAAACATAGCCGACGGCAGGCTCGACTCACGGAACACGTCCGCACAGAATATATCGTCGCTCTCGCTAGGCGACAAAGGCGCCCTTATCGTCACGCTCGACCCTGCCTCGGGCAACACAAACGCCGGGTTCGATGTCACTGGACAGGCCGTTTTGGCTGAAGGCTCGTCCGTTGGAGTGCGCTTCAACTCCCTGATCGACGATCCCACGCGTTTCAGCATTGTTCGGGCGAATTCCCTCTCCGTTTCGGGCCTTGATCGCGACGAAATCCAGGCGAACTCTCCTTATCTGTTTGTAGTTGAAGCCGACGCCAATATCCCTGCGGGCGAATTGTTCGTCGATGTTCGACGCAGAACTGCGGACGAAGCGAGTTTGATTCGTGTGGAAGGACAGGCGTTCGACGCAGTCTATGAAGCCCTGAAACAGAATGACCCTCTTCGCGGGGCGTTCATCAATCAGCTGGACCGCGAAGGCTTCATCGACCTCTACGAACAGATGCTGCCGGACCATTCCGGCGGGCCGCTGTTGTCGCTGGCATCCGGCGTCGACGCCGTTACGCGCGCGCTTACCGGTCGCAATGCGACCGCTGCGCCGGGTCAGACCAGCGCCTGGGTGCAGGAGATCAACTTCTACGCCGACAAGGACAAGACCGACAGCTACGGCTTCCGTTCGGAAGGCTTCGGCTTCGCCGGCGGGGTCGAGCGGGGCACCGGCCTTGGTGCGTTCGGCATCTCAACGGCGTTCACCTCGTCCGACCTCAAGGATCCCGAGGCCGAGGCCGAGGAAGTTCTCTCGGCCAGTCTGTTCGAACTGGGCGCCTACTGGCGTGCGCAGGGGCAGTACTGGAGCACGTGGGCCCGAGCGGCGGCAGGCTACGCCACCTTCGACTCGACCCG is a window encoding:
- a CDS encoding autotransporter outer membrane beta-barrel domain-containing protein, with protein sequence MRILLATAVAIAPLMIAAGAQAEVVISSARTTPIITSNATGSGPDNIRLANGGSISVTSGAAITVDSNHTVGMDTGSSITMENAQSDVAAIHIQGGVTTGLRISGVIQVTDDITVYPDTDGDGDLDGPWATGSGRYGVRVSGPGAVTGDILVEGGGAIGVEGNSSYGISVESALNGRLQIVGGTIQVVGDDTVAVRTTATVDGPVNIGGRLNATGENAVGVLIGGDVTDRVAIQANITTTGYRYPTRATPEFISKLDPDDLLQGGPAVVVAGNVGRGVIIDAPPQRDPESQNTDQDGDGIPDASETTALITTSGSAPAVLIGATDRAITLGVAGDEDNAFGFINRGEINAFGVYDEVSATGVRFGADGGGAVTVQGGIRNEGTVNTVSFEADSVTYRVGSGVATPQLVNTGVMNAVGTTDGADTVANILLEAGASVTTLENRGFLQATGSGNAANVFGVLDLSGTLTSITNYRSIQASLLTSDGPVTGSTNAIDVSANITGVTIVQDGIIAEDGNTDADADGDGVPDAREPSIVGSILLGSGADVVDIRNGTVAGDIFFGAGADQLLISGGAVVRGEIDSGDGQLDINIADGRLDSRNTSAQNISSLSLGDKGALIVTLDPASGNTNAGFDVTGQAVLAEGSSVGVRFNSLIDDPTRFSIVRANSLSVSGLDRDEIQANSPYLFVVEADANIPAGELFVDVRRRTADEASLIRVEGQAFDAVYEALKQNDPLRGAFINQLDREGFIDLYEQMLPDHSGGPLLSLASGVDAVTRALTGRNATAAPGQTSAWVQEINFYADKDKTDSYGFRSEGFGFAGGVERGTGLGAFGISTAFTSSDLKDPEAEAEEVLSASLFELGAYWRAQGQYWSTWARAAAGYATFDSTRQLIGEGLNLRTESDWHGFTLAAAGGASYERHFGRVNVRPEVYLEYFSLSEDAHTESGGGDGFDLDFDKRNGHLFSAVAAMNVGYGFGRDGNIRPELRLGWRQNISVEAGDTIARFASGGPDFRLTPGSIKGGGPIIGFRLNVGNELGMLSITGDAELLEDYVRYSLLLRASFRF